From uncultured Pseudodesulfovibrio sp.:
TCAACCTGCTCCTGCGACAACCCTTCAAGGGTAAAAACATTGACGATGCGAACGTCTTTAACGTCCATGCCAAGTTCACTCTTGATCTTGCGGGCGACTCGCTCGCCCAGCACGTCACGGACGCCTTGCTTCAGTCCAACGACGATACGACACAACATGATAGATCTCTCCTCACCGGCTGCCGCGCATTGGCATGTCGACAGGCAACCGCACATTTTATTAAAAGCAGAAGGCCGGTCCCCTGCCTGGGAACCGGCCTGAAATTACTTGGTTCTGGTCAGCACAAAATCCGCAGCCTGTTTGAGCACGGAAAGTTCTTCCCCTGGCTCGAAACCATCCAGACACGCCTTGGCCTTTTCCACATACGCAGCGGCCTCTTCACGAGTCTTCTCCGAATATCGGCCATCCCGCACCTGTTCCAAGATGTCCTGACACTGTTCGTCTGTCAGAGATTTCTCTTTGAGGGCTTCCAGCAAAGTTTCGCATCCGGCTGTGTCACCTTCTTCCATGAGCAAAATCAACGGCAATGTAACCTTGCCTTCCTTGAGATCGCCGCCTTCAGGCTTACCGGTCTCGGAAGTGGGAGACGCATAATCCAGAGCATCATCCACCAACTGGAATGCGATGCCAAGATTCAAGCCGTACTCACCGGCTGCATCCTCTTGCTCGGGAGTCGCCCCGGCTAAGACAGCACCACATCGACAGGCACACTCAATGAGTCGAGCTGTCTTGCCGATGATGATTTCCATGTAGGTCTGCCGGTCCAATGAGGGATCTTTGGAAAAAGCTATTTCCTCGATCTCGCCTACAGCGGTTTCCATGGTGCCTTTGGCCAACAACCAGGAAAGCTTGGCATCACCATAGCGGGCAGCCATCTCATTGGCCAAGGCCAACAGGGCATCGCCTGCCAGAATAGTCTCGGTACGGCCAAAGACCAGATGCGCAGCAGGTCTGCCACGCCGCAACTCGGCATCGTCGAGATAATCATCATGCAACAGGGTAGCCGAATGCAACAGTTCAAGCGAACAGGCAATGGCGTGGTGATCATCCTTGTCATACCCGAGCGAACGAGCAAACAGCAAGGTAAGTAAAGGCCGGATACGTTTACCGCCAGAGCCGATAATATGCTTGGCAACGTCCCGGACCAACCCATTCAATTGATCGGCCTCTTTGTCGAGAAAACCGTTGATTTCAGGGAGTTCTCGTTGGAAATATCGTAAAAGTTCTTCCATATCTCAATACTATGTCAGGTTGCGGGTTGAGGGGCAAGCCCCGTTTTACGCGGTAAAAAGCGTATCGGCAGCCTCACCGAGCCGCCTAAGCGCTCCTTTCAAATCCCAATCTTCGGCATCGCGTGAACCAACCAGATTCGAAATAGTCCTCACTTCCAAAAAGGGCATATCCGCCCGTTTGGTACCGTAGGCCATTCCAAAACCTTCCATGTTCTCCACGTTGGCATTGCAGGAAACCTTGAGCCAGCCGGCCCGTTCAGGAGTACCAGTCACACTGCTGACAGAGACAGAAGAAGCTCGCAACCACTTGTCTCCCAATGTCAGCCCCATAACTTCGGCATCATTGACCGGGTTCAGCTTGATCCGATTCCAAACGGTCTGTCCGTCAGCCTCACCCT
This genomic window contains:
- a CDS encoding polyprenyl synthetase family protein gives rise to the protein MEELLRYFQRELPEINGFLDKEADQLNGLVRDVAKHIIGSGGKRIRPLLTLLFARSLGYDKDDHHAIACSLELLHSATLLHDDYLDDAELRRGRPAAHLVFGRTETILAGDALLALANEMAARYGDAKLSWLLAKGTMETAVGEIEEIAFSKDPSLDRQTYMEIIIGKTARLIECACRCGAVLAGATPEQEDAAGEYGLNLGIAFQLVDDALDYASPTSETGKPEGGDLKEGKVTLPLILLMEEGDTAGCETLLEALKEKSLTDEQCQDILEQVRDGRYSEKTREEAAAYVEKAKACLDGFEPGEELSVLKQAADFVLTRTK
- the mqnB gene encoding futalosine hydrolase is translated as MILVVTATPNEMKAVFPGAPRLAQGETVEYDFNGYSLLLAVTGVGLVNTSLTLGVLLRRDDVDGVVNMGIAGAYDLDEFPMLSTCYCWQETWPEYGLLDEEGSVDPKGIGFPQGEADGQTVWNRIKLNPVNDAEVMGLTLGDKWLRASSVSVSSVTGTPERAGWLKVSCNANVENMEGFGMAYGTKRADMPFLEVRTISNLVGSRDAEDWDLKGALRRLGEAADTLFTA